The following DNA comes from Solea senegalensis isolate Sse05_10M linkage group LG10, IFAPA_SoseM_1, whole genome shotgun sequence.
AGAGTGTCTGTTCTCACCTGTTGTGTTACTGGAGGTTCACACTGCAGTTCCTTGCTGCTCCCTTTGATTAGATCATAGAAAACAGAATTAGTGATGTATTCAGTTCAGGCTCTAAATGCATCACAGCTTAGTATACGGACTAACTGTTCCACATGCAGTAAATGTAAGTGAGGATTAGTCTGGTGCAGGGTACACAAATATTAAACGTGTACACTGGTTACTGACATATACTTTttcataataatgaaaatgacaacaaaaatgcaGGGTCTAAGAAACAGGAACTGGTTTCccaacaatacaatacaaaccaTGCAGATCAGACAGAACATATAACACCaattataaaagtgttttttttttacttactgtCGAAGATGTATTAACAAGACTCTGCAACACTGATGATCcattaatgttgttttattttaccaaTTTGTAGATATTCAGAAAGTTTTTCACAGGGGTGTGCAAAGACATTTGGGAGGGCAGGGGCAAAGATTAAAAGGGCACCTAGTGCACAAAGATGAAGGAGGCACCACTAGAATATAACctcccacattctcacacacctgtgtaaaCCTATACAGGGACATCatttacagcacagcatcactttctGTCACAGTGTTGTGGACATTTTCTGTACAGCACTGAGTATCTTTTTCTCTAAGGACACTCTTTGGGACGCTGTCATGTACAGTAGGGGGCGATTGCCCCGCCTGTGCATGCCAATGGTCTTTCAGGTTGTAAAGTTAGCACTGATGAGGGAAGTAATGGAAATGTGGCTTCGCCTGTTTCTGCATGTTGTATACAGTCAGCTATGGTAGCATTTGTAGCTGCACTGCATCACTGGTTTGGATGCTCCCCATAGCAGATTTGTTTTAGCCTGGGACATACATTTTCATGTACACATGTAGGCAGATCCAATCATAGTAACGCAAGGGTTCACATTAGTCTTGCGCTCTATTGGTGCAGACTCAATCTTGTATTCCATTCCAATACAGGGGATTTCTTGCCAGGAGTTTGCCCTCTTTTATATCTCCTTTTATTATTTGAGCAATGGTTGTACATGTGTGGGTACAAACCTTGACCTTCAAGCATCACCTCAAGCTTGCCTCCATGGTTACTGTGGAAAGTGGATGTAGTACAGGTAGCATGCAAAGTCAGAGGGTAGAGGCTACACAGTCAGAAAATGCTTGTGTACGTCCGCTGCAAAATGTCTGCAGAAACTGCCGCGGACATGGATAAATGAGGACATTTACATCTAACAAACCATAACGGACTTCTGCAGACATGCAGATGTGCTAGTGCTGCATATAAGCTTCACATATAAACAACCACAACTGTCAGGTACAGCAGGTGTGTAGCACAAGGCACTTTTTTCACTCAGataatatgattttatttgggGTTTGAATGCTCCATGGGTCCAGTGATGGTATTGCTTTAAATAGTTATAAAAATCATTTTATGCTTTAGACAATACTCACTGGTGACACACTGGTGCTATGATCGACACAGTGGACTtcaggccctggtatactttcGAATTTTGAGTCACACATTggggaccctggtatactcacacatcagggtcctgtagtatctcactataccatcgggtggcggtacacgTCTGGACGTAGGGAATAGGACGTGTTCCTACCAAAGAaaagaacgatgctacagctccctcggatatactggttcgagcggctcacagctgaaatgCCTGTTGGGCAGGGGAGTCAGGGTGTCAGCTGGTTCGGGGGTCGCCAGGTCGAAGCTCGGAAGACTATCCTTGaggactacttcttctgttgtcgagaATGTTTTTTCTGCGTGGTGAGCATGTTGCGCGTTGATGACGCAATTCGCATCATGCGCACAGTGTGCGGaggtataccagggcctttacaGCAAGACAATTCTCAGTCCACATCATCTCACCATCCACTGGCTCTTGTGTGGTTACAAATGATCCATTTTTCGGGGCTTCCAGTATATAATAGTGGATACCATTTTGAATTCCAACTGGCAATGTGAGAAAAAATATTGCCACACAACTAGCACGTTTTTGGGCTAATATGCTATAGAAAATGCCTGACAGATGTCAGTCCATCTTTTGCTCTCCATGCAGACAGAAACTCAAAAATGCTTGGTCAAACAAACTAGACACAGAAACCAGAACGCCTTTGGATCCCAAAATCCTCACCAACAGACTTTGTGTGTTCAAATGCAGGATCTGTATACTGAGATAAGAATCCAGGTTGGTCAAACCAGGATTCAAAGTTTCCAGGTTTTCCTCATGAAGAATAATTGGTGAGTGTCTAAATATAcctgtaagagtgaatggttgtctgtctctatgttttctctttttgttacTTACTTAGCGTCATGTTCCTAAATGTACACCACTAGTATGTTATCTTACACTGTTTTAAATGAACGTTTTGAATAAAACCCTGAATACACACATTCAAAGATTCCCATACACAGTCACAAATCTGACAACACATGTAGAGATCTTTGTACACGTTcacaaatgtgtgcacatgtacagATCGCTGTACAGTTTTGCTGCGCTCCACACACATTTGGCCCAACATTTACTTTCCTCATGCATCGTCAACCAGCTGCTCTCCCAGTTGTTGGAATGTTCCGAACAAGAACAAAATCACAGAGTTTAACTTGGCCTGAGCAAGCAGGCTGCTAGCAAGCTAAGACTTGCTCACCAAGagtgaaccaaaaaaaaaaatccctgttAAAAGCATCAGAAGCTCTTGGTGCTGTTGGTGTGCAGAGAAGAGCGCGGGTGAGCTGTtgtgtaattgttgttgttgttgctcctGCTGCAGAAAGCAGGGCCTCCTGCTGAGACTCTGCTCTCAAGGATATGGCTCTTGACTCGCTCCTCTTTCATGAACAGTTCTACCAATAGAATCTTCTCCTTGTGGATCTGGAGGCTGATGTCCTTCGGGATGTCCGGGATTAGCCAGTCTACAACGTCATTCATCAGCAACACAACGTTCTGGTACAGATAAATGAAAGAGAGTCGTGTTTATTTTTCCCAATACGTGAAATTACAGCTAAAGTCCAGTTTTAAAATGGCATTATTCCCCTATAAGCAAAGCACAGTATGTGTTAGATGTAACAGACTACGTTTGACTGAGATGTTTTAGCTGCATACTAACACATATGAAAATCATCACATGACCAGTTGCTGGTCTTTtaaagctcatttcaggcccagttatttatacatacattttgcaaacaaacaactagaatAAGAAAACtcgataattatgtaaaactgaaaagctgtaatagtatttttatttacagtgtatactgtatgaaaatggtctatatcgctgagcaaatgacacacaaacaaccagcTGTTTGTCTTCAGACTTCcttcacaaaatccacacaggactaaCAGTAGAAAAGGCTCTgctgtcgtgtatgtttctCCAACACTGTCGATCAAAAACTAGTTCCACCTTTCAGACACTTCCTACAATCATCATTCAGAAACTGGACTTCATTGACTCCCTGAGAAGCTCAGCTTCCCTTTCAGTGacgtttttgccacatttgtccaatcaccgttGAGCTTACCGCAGCAAAAACCAACACTATTTTGtgtcgtcccatagagaacagttgaagctaagtttcaagtggttttaatgcggaggctgctacgggaatacaaAAATCATGTTAGATGATCCGTcatgataaacagctgattctgaacaaactagtgacacatTCTTCTAATCATGTTCTAGCGCAAGTTTagaattgaaatgtaaatgcaacacAGCACATATGTGACGACATTGTAGAGGAagcttgctgtcttagagcaatcgccactgTTGGGCATGTATGTGAGTGTGGTTGCTTAGTTgcaaaaaatacaatttgtgAGGAAGGGCGaagacaaaaagtaaaacaagggacaaggtggagctactACTGACAGTCCTTACTGTTTCAGTGATTACATTCACAGCAGACTAAATACAAAGTATGACAGTAGCAGTATTGTTGCTCACATTATGGCCGCACTGTTTGGGGGAGTGCTGCACTTATAgatttcaaaatgtaataataataataacaataatgataaagaAATCTCTATGATGTATCACCTCACCtggaaaacaatgacaaaggCCAGTCGCACAGCCAGCACTGTCCAGAACTCCTTGGAGATTTCATATGGAGTCAGTGACCAAGGAGGCTCTCTGTAGTCCTTATACCTTGGAGATAAAATAACATCTTTACTTGCATAAGAAGTTGGGCCAAACTAACATCTACGGTCTTATTAAAAGCTACAAAAGTATATGACTGCAGTGAGGGGTTCAACAGAAAATGCTACAAAATCCTGGGATGCAAATATTTGTTGTAATAATTACAACAAGAAAACATCAAAGTAGATTGTCTTTTGTAGTctttttgtgatatttaaaatgtttactgtgAACTGATTACTTACCTGCAAATCTCAACGGGATATCCAAGGTACAATGGCTCCATGGGTTCTTTACCATCCTGGAAGTGGCTGACATTAAAATAGGACATCGTGTGGTTCACAAATCCATGCATGGAGCCATCCGGGCTGTACATGTACTGGTAGACCATGCGCGGTATGAAGTCTGAGGTGAAGGAGATGACAAAGGCCTGGGAATAGTTGTTGGAGACAAAGTGGTAGGGTGGGGGATTATTCTTCTATTCTAATATTCAATTTTGATCAATCAGTCCAAACCCTATTAAAGTGTGGAATCATCAGATTAATGGTAACTATTTATATTAGCATAAATCAATACATTCATGTGTTACTTACATTGATGATGACAGCCACTTTTGCTACTCCTCTCAGTATGTCGTACCATATTCCTGTAGACAATAACAATATTGCATCAGCTACTGAATATCATAGCTGTGTCTTTACTTTATTtctattagagctgaaacaattactcgattaatcgataattaatcgattactaaattaatcgtcaactgttttgatacttgattaatcggtttgaagcttttttcattataaaaacaagatttatgattattttagcttaatattttcttgatttctttgctccagataacaaagaaatcataaaaacagaatcattttggtttgtggacaaaacaagacatttgagaacatcatcatatccaggtttgacaaacagtgATCTAcgtttttttaacgttttctgacattttatggaccaaacgattgctCAAAAAAATCGAGAAAATAACccacagattaatcaattacgaAAATaaacgttagttgcagctctaatttctAGAACTTGTTTCCAAAGTACAATCAGATTTATTGAaagccatcaataaataaaaggtaataaatacaaaaactagACATTATTGAGCAAAATTGCAAAGAAAGTGCAGTCTGCTTTTTAGAATTACAGACCTTGGCTTTAAATTGCAAGTAAACAGGATATCAGCAGTAGGAACATTTATCAAGATTTTACTGTATTTCTTGtgtgccttttttctttttttttaatgacggCTGCAGCATGTTGAATGCAACCCACCAATGTCTTTGGCTCGTGCTGCCACTGGTCTCCGCAGCTCAGTCACAAATTTCTTGGCATCAAGTCGTATTTCAATGATGTTGTTGAGCAGAGCGAAGAGCGGAGCCAGGGGGAAGGAGGCCACGAACAGTGTAACAAAACCAAACTGGATGACTGGACCGAGAGGAAGACAGACGAAATATTACCAACATTTAGTACAAGTATACAAGTATATTAACTGTCTGTTGCAGAGTTCCTTCCCAAATAGTGATGAGTACTGGATTTACTCTTCATGCAAGGTTTAACAAGAATCTTACCACAGATATCTACACCATAGgagctgattattattatgattcacCTTTTCTTGTGCTTATACTGTAGCACACTATCTAGGATACACTGAGCATGATCTGGccctgttgtgttttaattctaTTTCCCACTGACTGAAACTAGGCTGGCTCCTagatttaaaaatcaatatattttcaTCCTATTCAGGGAATATGTTGACATGGTCCTTACGCAGTTGGTCCTGCATGTAGCATTGCAACATGAATGTTCCTATATACCATCCTAGAtctttaaatagaaaataaacaaggaCAGTGCTCACTCATTTCCATATATTCAGGTGTTAATCCAGCAAATGGCTCCAGGAAGTGGTCTGTTTCATATCTCAGcagtttcttctttctctcttcttcttgaAAACCACCTTGCTTTGACCGAATGTAGCGAATCAGCTTCTTTAGTTTgctgaagaacacacacacacacacacacacacaaaacacatagtATAGAAATGTGAACATGCTCACCTTTTTATCAGGTTACTCTAATTGTATGCAACTATAGTGACATCCTAATGTTGTATTGCCTTTTTGATTAATAGTGtcaacatgaacacatttaaatcatctAGGAATTGATGGGGGTAAATGTAAAGCCTGTACTGATGAGGCAGTGATTTGCATCCCACCAATGTGAGTGAGTAATGAATACTTACGGCACTCCAATCTCAAAAAGGTTGTTCTGAATTAGCTGCTTTCCCAACATGGTGATACTCAGCTGGATACACAGTTCCATCAGACAGCCTCCATGAGTACACTGGAAAACAGCCCACATCCTGTGTTATGAGTGCTACAAGGACCACAAAAAACATATTGCTTGGATGATTCCCTGAAGGCATGTCGTGCACGAAACATGCAGCGACattctgtgtgagtgttttgtAGTGGCTGCTGAATGAAATCAACCTTCAACTTAGAGTAAATGTAGTATAAAGGTAGTTGCTTCACTGATGCATGAACATAGTTCAGTGCAAAACACCgtaaatgacacacaaagaaaacctaAGTAATCACAAATGGACCAAATTTGCCCCAAATGGTTGTGCATACAGGTACATGCAGGTGATGTAATTCTATCAAATGACATTCTCTTCAGCACCAGCCTTCGTTCTCCTAAGTGCTATAACATACAGAACAAAATCCATGCTTTCAAAGTAGAGAACAACAAGCCTAATCCAAGTGTGAGATTACAGAGGGTTTAGTTAAATAGAAAACTGACCTCTTCCATTCTGTAGGATTCAAACACATACCAGTAGCTGCCTGGTCTGCCAACCAAtctagaagaaaaaaaaaagaatgaacatGCAGATAAAAAATATAGTTTGATATAAGATGATTGTGATGTGACGTTACTAACCTTCCCCTGAAGAAAGCAATGTAGATGATCGGAGTGAAAGCATTGAAAAACTTTAGGATGAAGGTCTTGAAGATAAGCCGCTCCTCAAAACTCTTGTCTGTTTTAGGAACCTCTAAAAGTAAACACagttttcacactttttcaGAGGAAATGTTTATTCTGAACAAAGTTATTCCGCCATTTAAGAGTGGGATTACTTATTGTTTTTAGTCAGGATCATTTGATGTACTGTAATACTAATTTAGGCCACAAGAGGCTCACTTTGACCGTATAAGAAGCCCAgagtgggtaaaaaaaaagtccagtctCCGGACAGTTTCCTTTGCgagacatttttttaagtgaatCTCGCAGTCTCGGAACAATGCCTTTCAGAAGGCAAACCGTGCACATTGCAGTGTTTATTCGGTGCAAAGGAAAATATAAGAAGATGCAGGTCCAAGTCCTGTGGCTCCACTGAGCCAGTTTTACATTTCACTTACCTAACACAGTGAGCCACCGTGCTACGGCACCATACACCTCGTCCAGAATGAGGATGACCACCAGGTTGATGATGGCTGCAGTGGTTTTTACTGTCAGTTGCACGTGGCTCCGTGTGACTGGATTGGAGCTCATATGGAGCGCGGCTTTGGTGGAGATCCGGTAGAGAATCACTCCGAACACAATAGCAAAGGTAACACCAATCTGCGGAATGCATGGGCTGTGAGGGCAAAGGAATAATCCGTGTTCAGTCAGGTGCAATGCACACGAGGAGGTTTTCCTTACCATCAACAACATCATGACAACAGTAGTCATGTAGGCAGGAAGGCGGTCTCGAAAGGTGAGCTTTTCCACCtggaaaagacaaaacatgTTCACAATAACTGTGGAAGAGTGCACGGTAAATATGTGCATCTTATGAATatgttttgctgctttatctaACATTTGACAAAGAGGAAGCTAAAGTGTGTAAACTGGCTTCATCTCCCACAAAAAGGCCATAATGATTTAACTGCCACTTCCATCActtagttcaaatgtgttatctacactgatttctgtgtttgaatCTCTTACTCAGGTATACATACAGTGTGCTTAACATAGTGTACTCTTATGCTGACACTCACATGGCTTAaagtttttttccctgtgtgtatatttatgaaACTGACATTTAATCACAGAGATAGTCGCTGCCTTTGCATTATACTGTAATTATAGCATAGTAATGTTATTGCTGGCGATACATCTGGTAGTAACGGAGTGAACGTAATCACCTTGTGCTTGGTTTTTTTATCTTTGCTCATAGATTTCTGCATCACCTTGAATTCATATTCAGCCCTCGGATGGTCCTGTGATggtgacacaaacagaaatgacattgAACTACAGAAACAGTTTGAAGTGACCAGATGCGTGTGTACCACGGCTGCACCCTCACTGTTAGCTGTCACAAGttaatttttattaatccccttagggaaagtattcctctgcattttgacccatcctagaattaggagcagtgggctgccacactgagtggtgcccggggagcattgggggttgggtaccttgctcaggggtaccccgggtggggatttgaaacggcgaccctccggttacaagtcaagttccctttccccttggccacaggctgcccaagTATCCAAGTATCAGTCACAGTCATGTACTGATCAGCTACAGGGAGGATTGATTTGTTTGTAGTAACATGAATAGTTCCAATGAGATTATTTCCTTTGTTTGGACCTACCTTAATCTATGTGGATTAAAAAAGTCTGAGCTGTGTATCAAAGATCCATATCTGTGTATGACATACAGCATATATACGGTACATATTCTGTGTGCTCTCAGTATTGTGATGATGATATTACAATGTACAACGATGTACTGAAAAataaggtcaaaggtcaccatgAGGCTTGTAGTGAACTGTAGTGGCTGTAGGGGGAAACTGGGGGGTTAGACACGTTCACAACAGCAGAAACATTTCCGAGACATTCAGGTGAGGTGTGGCGTCCGTGTGCAGCATGCAGGACACATTTCCAGAGATATCCTGCTGTGTGAGGGCCGGCAGTGACTGTGTGAAAAGCAGCTTCAGgaagaaaagcagcagagcagtgtcaACCAATCCTCAGTGTGATCTCTCATACCTGGAGTGTGATGGAGTGTTTTAAAGTATCGCATCCATCGAGTCCATTACTGTTGGACCGCTGCAGTTTGTGCGTTAAGGGGAAACGTCTCCGACACAGTTCTTGGACTGTCACATAAACCTCCCCACATCAAAGCTGAGACTCTGCACTTTAACGTCGTGTCCattactttatttcaaatgaaaggAACTGAAGCTCAGAATCTGAAGATCAAAACATGTACAACTGTCCAAATATTTATAAGTGAACTGGACATTTGTACCTCATACGTATACACAGACGTGTTGGAGCTGAGGTCTGACTATCATGATCTCCCCCGGTGACAAACGCTTTGAACCTGTTCATTTTGTATTTCAGTTGGTTTGGATTTTTGGTTTTGCACTTTGGATAACCTCCATTTACTTTGTATGTTCTCCCTTGTGTGTCTTCttcctgtcttttttctgctttacCTCCTTTGCCCCGAACATAGTTCACTTTTAATCATTTAGCTCGCCAGTCTCATTTGTCAGTTCACCTGTTCTGTCGCACTGTGTTTAGTTAATGCCGAGTCGAGTTTCTTTAGTATTATAGTCTGCCCAACTGTAAGCCTGGACTTTTTAATTGAAGAACTTCACTGCTCCTTCCTGTTGTTTGTCTACAGGTAGGACATAAACtgagtacaagtacacaaactcacacacacacggattcTGTTCAATTCCCGCATTTTTGCCAATTAACTTTGAGTTTATTGTCACTAAAGCAATTTCAGTTTTTGCAACCAACAAATTCTAATGACATAAAACCTTTGCTAccgataaaaacacatttatttgtgggTTGAGTTATGATGAatgtgtggcagcagcagcaaaagaaaaaggaaaaatgtgatAAGTTTATCTAGAAATAATGATTTATTCAAACCTTGAGAGCCTCCTGTGAAAAATAAcccagatagagagagaaacaaaaagtaAGGGTCACGATTAGTTGCTGTTACTGTtagtaaacataaaaaaaaccacatcagattaaacatgaaacatttctAAATGAGTTTTCAACTTTTTCTCAGATCacatttaaaactgcattttctaACTTTTCGTGTTTTTTGTCGTTGATGTTATTGGTTGCTTAAAATCAACGCAGCAAGTAATATCATTAGTGCACAATTGCGTCGCTAACCAACAGCACCACTCACCTCCTCATCTTCGAACCCAGTCAGGTCCCACTCGTAGTTCAGTCTCATCTGCCTTCTTTTCCACTGCTCCATGAACATGGCAGCTTTGTGttagaaaaatacacacatcttTTTCAAGATTGACTTCTGAAGGACCAAAACATTGCAATTCATTTGTTATTAAGAGTGTGCACAGTGTGCAGGGGCATGTGCTTTAATGAAGGATCAGTTCTGTTAAAAATAACCAGCACATGTAGCTAGGCATAGTTTGAACACTTATCATATTAGTGTATTTCTGAGTCAGCAGACTCTCTCACCCCACAGTGCCATGAATATAGAGAAAAAAACGGTGGCAGGGTTGTCGAACAGGTGGCTGGCCCGAGCGGTTCCACAGGCTGTGCTGAGTCTCCAGTAGCTGCACACTTTGTCGCACAGAGGGCACATGGTGATGTTGTTCCTTGGGTGGCAGATCTCCATGCtggaaaacaagacacacaatCCGTGACAAGAGATCAGCTTACGTTCATTAACCAGATGCTATCTACATTGCAGCATGGCCCCACCCTACCATGAAGTACACACTGTGCTGTATTAGTACATTACAGTGTAATCCCTTTCATTTGAATACTTTCGATTGGCGTCTCTTTATGGATGCTTAAAGGCCTGTTGTTTCTCCCGAAATGTTCATTCCCACACATCGATTTCCCTCAGACAATGACCAACCTGGTGCTCGGTGTCCTGTAGCAGACAGGACACGGAGTCTGCTTTGTCTTACAGTGCGATTGTGCGCCCCGGTGACGTTCTGATATTAACACTACTGCCGagcgtgtgtgtggtgcagtgaGTGCAAAtatgtgccggcagcgtgtgtcATAATATCCTGTGGATGATAAGAAGCAGGTGGAGGAAGCAAAGGAGGCCCTGGACTTTCTCACTCATCTCATCTATCAAACTATTTCCTTTGTCTGCCCTTCACTATTTAAATCTACAATGATTTTACTTAATACTTAACACTAAAGTTTATATTACCGACTTTTTTACTAAAAATTAAGGATGGGATTatgccacttttttgtgtctgatatgAGTATGTACCGATTCCAATCTTAGTCCCATACAGTCGTTTTAGagcatttatgaactatgaagctgttaacacatttgCGCTTAATCATTTCAAAGCCTTGATTCTCCAATTGTGTACCagatattgttctcccaaaaagaagaaattaaaagtccaaacatgactcagctaaaatgctttttttcagttttacagatACTTTAAAGTGATATATTTTTgattatctgtccaatatccaatccagtgattattaccagtattggactgatactgATCCCCATCCTTActtaaaatatactgtaattaaGAATAAAATGCTTATTCGTTATAAAATGGTTTCAAAGGTCTCATAAAAGAGTACCCAATGAGACTGATACCTAAAACATATTAAAGCTGTGGTaggcaacatttatttttttgcattattgaGCAAAATTCTCATTAAAATCTG
Coding sequences within:
- the LOC122776076 gene encoding anoctamin-1-like isoform X1 gives rise to the protein MQKQNPIYSSESWTSGCTAVVRDWRMTEDAEVEVNLSPTSETEQQAPHFLRDVIFHGKFKLLKALTPEETSHSQQGLYLQDGQRRIDYVLTYNVKKPGGGRSMRHSTYLLTENAVARSLRRSHHKRDKRARLHQAQKAKAQLSPPSPTVADVELGCAGETLNGHEDHKAFRREEFEAKLRDMGLVLEKDEDGKIPGLGFVKIHAPWNVLCREAEFMKLKMPTKKVYEVKQSSSVVEKISSLVSKALEPLHPHVEEHRPKNIKHLSHTFTREKLHLFDLSDKDSFFDSKTRSSIVFEILKRTTCTAKYSMGITSLLGSGVYTAAYPLHDGNINKESPESSDRKLLYEEWANYGVFYKYQPIGLVRKYFGEKIGLYFAWLGLYTQMLIPASLVGVIVFLYGCATVDDNIPSMEICHPRNNITMCPLCDKVCSYWRLSTACGTARASHLFDNPATVFFSIFMALWAAMFMEQWKRRQMRLNYEWDLTGFEDEEEALKDHPRAEYEFKVMQKSMSKDKKTKHKVEKLTFRDRLPAYMTTVVMMLLMIGVTFAIVFGVILYRISTKAALHMSSNPVTRSHVQLTVKTTAAIINLVVILILDEVYGAVARWLTVLEVPKTDKSFEERLIFKTFILKFFNAFTPIIYIAFFRGRLVGRPGSYWYVFESYRMEECTHGGCLMELCIQLSITMLGKQLIQNNLFEIGVPKLKKLIRYIRSKQGGFQEEERKKKLLRYETDHFLEPFAGLTPEYMEMIIQFGFVTLFVASFPLAPLFALLNNIIEIRLDAKKFVTELRRPVAARAKDIGIWYDILRGVAKVAVIINAFVISFTSDFIPRMVYQYMYSPDGSMHGFVNHTMSYFNVSHFQDGKEPMEPLYLGYPVEICRYKDYREPPWSLTPYEISKEFWTVLAVRLAFVIVFQNVVLLMNDVVDWLIPDIPKDISLQIHKEKILLVELFMKEERVKSHILESRVSAGGPAFCSRSNNNNNYTTAHPRSSLHTNSTKSF
- the LOC122776076 gene encoding anoctamin-1-like isoform X3; its protein translation is MDWRMTEDAEVEVNLSPTSETEQQAPHFLRDVIFHGKFKLLKALTPEETSHSQQGLYLQDGQRRIDYVLTYNVKKPGGGRSMRHSTYLLTENAVARSLRRSHHKRDKRARLHQAQKAKAQLSPPSPTVADVELGCAGETLNGHEDHKAFRREEFEAKLRDMGLVLEKDEDGKIPGLGFVKIHAPWNVLCREAEFMKLKMPTKKVYEVKQSSSVVEKISSLVSKALEPLHPHVEEHRPKNIKHLSHTFTREKLHLFDLSDKDSFFDSKTRSSIVFEILKRTTCTAKYSMGITSLLGSGVYTAAYPLHDGNINKESPESSDRKLLYEEWANYGVFYKYQPIGLVRKYFGEKIGLYFAWLGLYTQMLIPASLVGVIVFLYGCATVDDNIPSMEICHPRNNITMCPLCDKVCSYWRLSTACGTARASHLFDNPATVFFSIFMALWAAMFMEQWKRRQMRLNYEWDLTGFEDEEEALKDHPRAEYEFKVMQKSMSKDKKTKHKVEKLTFRDRLPAYMTTVVMMLLMIGVTFAIVFGVILYRISTKAALHMSSNPVTRSHVQLTVKTTAAIINLVVILILDEVYGAVARWLTVLEVPKTDKSFEERLIFKTFILKFFNAFTPIIYIAFFRGRLVGRPGSYWYVFESYRMEECTHGGCLMELCIQLSITMLGKQLIQNNLFEIGVPKLKKLIRYIRSKQGGFQEEERKKKLLRYETDHFLEPFAGLTPEYMEMIIQFGFVTLFVASFPLAPLFALLNNIIEIRLDAKKFVTELRRPVAARAKDIGIWYDILRGVAKVAVIINAFVISFTSDFIPRMVYQYMYSPDGSMHGFVNHTMSYFNVSHFQDGKEPMEPLYLGYPVEICRYKDYREPPWSLTPYEISKEFWTVLAVRLAFVIVFQNVVLLMNDVVDWLIPDIPKDISLQIHKEKILLVELFMKEERVKSHILESRVSAGGPAFCSRSNNNNNYTTAHPRSSLHTNSTKSF
- the LOC122776076 gene encoding anoctamin-1-like isoform X2, giving the protein MQKQNPIYSSESWTSGCTAVVRDWRMTEDAEVEVNLSPTSETEQQAPHFLRDVIFHGKFKLLKALTPEETSHSQQGLYLQDGQRRIDYVLTYNVKKPGGGRSMRHSTYLLTENAVARSLRRSHHKRDKRARLHQAQKAKAQLSPPSPTVADVELGCAGETLNGHEDHKAFRREEFEAKLRDMGLVLEKDEDGKIPGLGFVKIHAPWNVLCREAEFMKLKMPTKKVYEVKQSSSVVEKISSLVSKALEPLHPHVEEHRPKNIKHLSHTFTREKLHLFDLSDKDSFFDSKTRSSIVFEILKRTTCTAKYSMGITSLLGSGVYTAAYPLHDGNINKESPESSDRKLLYEEWANYGVFYKYQPIGLVRKYFGEKIGLYFAWLGLYTQMLIPASLVGVIVFLYGCATVDDNIPSMEICHPRNNITMCPLCDKVCSYWRLSTACGTARASHLFDNPATVFFSIFMALWAAMFMEQWKRRQMRLNYEWDLTGFEDEEDHPRAEYEFKVMQKSMSKDKKTKHKVEKLTFRDRLPAYMTTVVMMLLMIGVTFAIVFGVILYRISTKAALHMSSNPVTRSHVQLTVKTTAAIINLVVILILDEVYGAVARWLTVLEVPKTDKSFEERLIFKTFILKFFNAFTPIIYIAFFRGRLVGRPGSYWYVFESYRMEECTHGGCLMELCIQLSITMLGKQLIQNNLFEIGVPKLKKLIRYIRSKQGGFQEEERKKKLLRYETDHFLEPFAGLTPEYMEMIIQFGFVTLFVASFPLAPLFALLNNIIEIRLDAKKFVTELRRPVAARAKDIGIWYDILRGVAKVAVIINAFVISFTSDFIPRMVYQYMYSPDGSMHGFVNHTMSYFNVSHFQDGKEPMEPLYLGYPVEICRYKDYREPPWSLTPYEISKEFWTVLAVRLAFVIVFQNVVLLMNDVVDWLIPDIPKDISLQIHKEKILLVELFMKEERVKSHILESRVSAGGPAFCSRSNNNNNYTTAHPRSSLHTNSTKSF